Proteins found in one Zea mays cultivar B73 chromosome 1, Zm-B73-REFERENCE-NAM-5.0, whole genome shotgun sequence genomic segment:
- the LOC100280925 gene encoding uncharacterized protein LOC100280925 isoform 2 (isoform 2 is encoded by transcript variant 2): protein MHSRRSYGSVQHAMAVNAQASAAAAAATKAGVVAAADASGATNNKTKQDKFWMRDPKTGCWIPENRFEEVDVVDLRNRLIHVHHHN, encoded by the coding sequence ATGCACAGCCGGCGGAGCTACGGCAGCGTCCAGCACGCGATGGCGGTGAATGCTCAAGCCTCCGCTGCTGCAGCGGCGGCGACGAAAGCGGGCGTCGTCGCGGCAGCGGATGCGTCGGGGGCGACCAACAACAAGACGAAGCAGGACAAGTTCTGGATGAGGGACCCCAAGACGGGCTGCTGGATCCCAGAGAACCGGTTCGAAGAGGTGGACGTGGTCGACCTGCGGAACCGGCTGATCCACGTCCACCACCACAACTAA
- the LOC100280925 gene encoding uncharacterized protein LOC100280925 isoform 1 (isoform 1 is encoded by transcript variant 1), producing the protein MSKIGSFVSGLVSRRSYGSVQHAMAVNAQASAAAAAATKAGVVAAADASGATNNKTKQDKFWMRDPKTGCWIPENRFEEVDVVDLRNRLIHVHHHN; encoded by the exons ATGTCCAAGATAGGCAGCTTCGTGTCCGGCCTGGTCAG CCGGCGGAGCTACGGCAGCGTCCAGCACGCGATGGCGGTGAATGCTCAAGCCTCCGCTGCTGCAGCGGCGGCGACGAAAGCGGGCGTCGTCGCGGCAGCGGATGCGTCGGGGGCGACCAACAACAAGACGAAGCAGGACAAGTTCTGGATGAGGGACCCCAAGACGGGCTGCTGGATCCCAGAGAACCGGTTCGAAGAGGTGGACGTGGTCGACCTGCGGAACCGGCTGATCCACGTCCACCACCACAACTAA